The Vescimonas coprocola genome includes a window with the following:
- a CDS encoding TnsA endonuclease N-terminal domain-containing protein, whose protein sequence is MPAGFDPNFSFNEQLWYYYSTNRGKIRSRYNDLTRKFLAYNDGEENPHAFLRKPQFEALEMYVFVKEFMNNKQVYEMFDDWRHRRDHFSDASYYSIGKGGQIRLFDAPTEKQTDTLFKQMKKYRESYPNYIYALTMGLGKTILMATCIFYEFLLAKKYPRDKRFCHNALVFAPDKTVLQSLREIMTFDKTKVVPPEYARVLDSNIKFHFLDEAGTILHTIDDSDFNIIISNTQKIIVKKKRKESTPTETLFAGTGSLLSAVYGADNDDDDAWDDTTLMDNQRFKKLCRLPQLGVYVDEAHHLFGADLEKQIRSSGANKTSLRDTINLLAENTSIVACYNYTGTPYVKNQLLPEVVYAYGLRESIWNGFLKDADPIGFENVKNEEFLTAVVRTFWERYGGKTYEGLNPKLAIYASGVEEAATEVKPVLEKILADLGIPASRILLNVGDAKYTKNDDIRDFNNLDVPSSEGNEKQFIILVEKGKEGWNCRSLFGVALFRSPKSKIFVLQATMRCLRAITDERLTAAVFLSKENYDTLDDELHKNFNMEIKDIKNPSKDDRHKYQVRVLPPPRTITLKRVWHEYTLHEKEYSEPVDFKLADADFSKYASIMYERDSLALDTSVKEKNIDHFKENMRYSEFSLAGEVARYLNISCILAARILRESVDGIDTVLEAVNRYNAVLDDYIIPAVFHALFDVTSELKTEDKELVLLHEPKDAGYYEFSAKDDLVLTNRYPGFKPEEIAKSFHADTYCFDSKPEKECFMQYITSGKVAEVYFTGMFTSNQGDLSVHYYDPESGRIRQYYPDFLAKMTDGSYQLIEVKGDNKIDDTVVKAKQTAAEEMAVASGIKYLMYAGSQIMSSHILDDSESVYPRTISCQQS, encoded by the coding sequence ATGCCCGCAGGATTTGATCCGAATTTTTCCTTCAACGAGCAGCTGTGGTATTACTACTCTACGAACCGAGGAAAAATTCGCTCCCGTTATAATGACCTCACGAGAAAATTCCTCGCCTACAACGACGGCGAGGAGAATCCCCACGCCTTCCTGCGGAAGCCGCAGTTTGAGGCGTTGGAGATGTATGTTTTTGTGAAGGAATTCATGAATAACAAGCAGGTCTATGAGATGTTTGACGACTGGCGTCACAGACGGGATCACTTCTCCGATGCGTCCTATTATTCCATTGGTAAGGGCGGTCAGATTCGACTCTTTGACGCCCCGACTGAAAAGCAGACCGACACGCTCTTCAAGCAGATGAAGAAGTACCGTGAGAGCTATCCAAACTATATCTACGCACTTACGATGGGACTTGGAAAAACCATCCTCATGGCCACCTGCATCTTCTATGAATTCCTGCTTGCGAAAAAGTATCCGAGGGACAAGCGTTTCTGCCACAATGCGCTGGTCTTCGCACCGGATAAGACCGTCCTCCAGTCGCTCCGTGAGATCATGACCTTTGACAAAACGAAGGTCGTGCCGCCGGAGTATGCCCGTGTGCTCGATTCCAACATCAAATTTCACTTTCTTGACGAGGCCGGAACGATTCTGCACACTATCGACGATTCGGATTTCAATATTATCATCTCCAATACGCAGAAGATCATCGTGAAGAAAAAGCGCAAGGAATCCACGCCTACGGAGACACTCTTTGCCGGAACCGGATCGCTGCTTTCTGCCGTATACGGTGCAGACAACGATGATGACGATGCGTGGGATGACACCACGCTGATGGACAACCAGCGTTTCAAGAAGCTCTGCCGCCTGCCGCAGCTCGGCGTCTATGTCGATGAGGCGCATCACCTTTTCGGTGCAGATTTGGAAAAGCAGATTAGGTCGAGCGGAGCCAATAAGACCAGCCTGCGCGACACCATCAATCTGCTTGCGGAAAACACATCTATTGTGGCCTGCTATAACTACACCGGTACACCGTATGTCAAGAACCAGCTTCTACCGGAAGTCGTCTACGCATACGGTCTGCGTGAATCTATCTGGAACGGCTTCCTGAAAGACGCTGATCCCATCGGTTTTGAAAATGTCAAGAATGAGGAGTTTCTGACCGCAGTAGTGAGAACCTTCTGGGAACGGTATGGCGGAAAGACCTACGAAGGACTGAATCCGAAACTCGCTATCTATGCTTCCGGCGTAGAAGAGGCGGCAACGGAAGTCAAGCCGGTTCTGGAGAAAATCCTGGCTGACCTCGGCATTCCTGCCTCAAGGATTCTGCTGAATGTCGGCGATGCGAAGTACACGAAAAACGATGACATCAGAGATTTCAACAATCTCGATGTTCCCAGCTCGGAAGGAAATGAAAAGCAGTTCATTATTCTTGTTGAAAAAGGCAAGGAAGGTTGGAACTGCCGTTCTCTCTTTGGCGTGGCTCTTTTCCGTAGTCCAAAGTCGAAAATATTTGTTCTCCAGGCTACGATGCGCTGTCTCCGTGCAATCACAGACGAGCGCTTGACTGCCGCTGTATTTCTCTCCAAGGAAAACTACGACACTCTGGATGATGAGCTCCACAAGAACTTTAATATGGAGATCAAAGACATCAAGAATCCATCCAAGGATGACCGACACAAATACCAGGTACGGGTGCTTCCTCCTCCGAGAACAATCACGCTCAAGCGGGTATGGCACGAGTATACGCTCCACGAAAAGGAATACTCCGAGCCGGTAGATTTCAAGCTGGCAGATGCGGACTTCTCCAAGTATGCCAGCATCATGTACGAGAGAGACAGCCTCGCCCTTGACACCTCTGTTAAAGAGAAGAATATCGACCATTTCAAGGAGAATATGCGTTATAGCGAATTTTCTCTCGCCGGAGAAGTGGCCCGTTATCTTAATATTTCCTGCATCCTCGCCGCCAGAATTCTTCGAGAATCCGTTGACGGGATCGATACGGTTCTCGAGGCGGTCAACCGCTATAACGCTGTTTTGGATGACTATATTATCCCTGCCGTATTTCATGCGCTGTTTGATGTCACTTCGGAATTGAAAACTGAGGACAAAGAACTGGTGCTGCTGCACGAGCCGAAGGATGCCGGATACTATGAGTTCTCCGCAAAGGATGACCTCGTGCTTACAAATCGTTATCCCGGTTTTAAACCTGAAGAAATCGCAAAGAGCTTCCACGCCGACACCTATTGTTTTGACTCAAAGCCGGAGAAGGAATGCTTCATGCAGTATATTACAAGCGGCAAAGTTGCGGAGGTGTACTTCACAGGTATGTTCACCTCCAATCAGGGCGATCTCTCTGTCCATTACTATGACCCGGAATCCGGCAGAATCCGCCAGTATTATCCTGACTTCCTTGCGAAGATGACAGACGGCTCCTATCAGCTTATCGAGGTCAAGGGTGACAACAAGATTGATGATACTGTGGTTAAGGCAAAGCAGACAGCTGCTGAAGAGATGGCTGTGGCAAGTGGTATAAAGTATCTCATGTATGCTGGAAGTCAAATCATGAGTTCTCACATTTTGGACGATTCGGAATCCGTTTATCCCCGTACTATAAGTTGCCAGCAATCATGA
- a CDS encoding tyrosine-type recombinase/integrase has product MASIRKRGSSYLIVVSMGYDYNGKRIRPQQKTVHPPAELTPRQVEKWLNEQAVLFERECRHTPQPVQQLTLAKYIDLWLTDIAPGKLAKSTIRRDRQDIERILPALGHYKLTELRPEHFRNFYAELRKVIRPDTKKPLSEYTIEGVHATLCSILSDAVEGGFLSHNPAWRTYRYAGRKCEKKIADEETAQKIIAALEGESIKYETYFKLIIATGMRRGECCGLKWCDIDWEQRSIHICRNAVKVTDEEIFVKEPKTRAGDRYVYFSAEMESLLREYQKKCRYITETYDQRQLTADDFLFRRQGAQLPMTPTTFTYRFKLILKKNGLPQELNVHSLRHTAASLMIAGGTDVATVAGILGHSQPSTTLDIYTHAFDKNKQTASAKLQKGLEI; this is encoded by the coding sequence ATGGCAAGCATCCGCAAGCGCGGCAGCAGCTATCTCATCGTGGTCTCCATGGGCTATGACTACAACGGCAAACGCATCAGACCGCAGCAGAAAACCGTCCATCCTCCCGCAGAGCTGACACCCAGGCAGGTGGAAAAGTGGCTCAACGAACAGGCGGTCCTCTTTGAACGGGAATGCCGCCACACGCCGCAGCCCGTCCAACAGCTCACGCTGGCAAAATACATCGACCTGTGGCTGACGGACATCGCGCCCGGCAAGCTGGCGAAGTCCACCATCCGCCGCGACCGGCAGGACATCGAGCGTATCCTCCCGGCGCTGGGTCACTACAAGCTCACCGAGCTGCGGCCGGAGCACTTCCGGAATTTCTACGCCGAACTGCGAAAAGTCATCCGTCCCGACACAAAAAAGCCACTCTCCGAGTACACCATTGAGGGCGTGCACGCTACGCTGTGCAGCATTCTCTCTGATGCCGTGGAGGGTGGCTTTCTTTCGCATAATCCGGCGTGGCGCACCTACCGCTACGCCGGTCGAAAGTGTGAAAAGAAGATCGCGGACGAGGAAACGGCGCAGAAGATCATCGCCGCGCTGGAGGGCGAGAGCATCAAGTACGAAACCTACTTCAAGCTCATCATTGCCACGGGGATGCGGCGGGGCGAGTGCTGCGGATTGAAGTGGTGCGACATTGATTGGGAGCAGCGTTCCATCCACATCTGCCGCAACGCGGTCAAGGTGACGGACGAGGAGATCTTCGTCAAAGAACCCAAGACCCGCGCAGGTGACCGCTATGTGTACTTCTCAGCCGAGATGGAAAGTCTCCTGCGGGAGTACCAAAAAAAATGCCGGTATATCACCGAGACCTATGACCAGCGGCAGCTGACCGCTGATGACTTCCTGTTCCGCCGTCAAGGAGCGCAGCTCCCCATGACGCCCACCACCTTCACCTACCGCTTCAAGCTGATCCTCAAGAAGAACGGCCTGCCGCAAGAGCTGAACGTCCATTCTCTCCGGCACACCGCCGCCAGTCTGATGATCGCGGGCGGTACGGATGTGGCCACGGTGGCGGGCATCCTCGGCCACAGCCAGCCCTCCACCACGCTGGATATTTATACCCACGCTTTCGACAAGAATAAGCAAACCGCAAGTGCAAAACTACAAAAAGGGCTTGAGATATAA
- a CDS encoding tyrosine-type recombinase/integrase gives MASIKQLDERRYKITVSNGYRPNGKKISKAKTIQVPPNVPKRGIGQYVAHAAEELERSFKTGYAEDGEMTFEEFASRWLKRQTKYAPSTIAAYRRMLEVVYPMIGGIRLNKLRPMALENMLSELRKRKHHGKHINESTAQRYLSVVSAVLSDAKRNEIIEKNPARMLDLPTPQRTVQRIPTRGEVEKLLDALAKEPRHYRLFYLLSMYTGCRRGELCALQWSDFAGTQNGLLLTVSRSRSSVPGKGIVEGSTKNGKSREVYLSSDLRGILLAYKRRKQMEADKQRRRLSPYLFTDEQGQLIHPDTFTKRLRKIYEAIGFPREYHLHTLRHYFVTSLLHCGVDKQTVADLVGHADTGFLERTYCHPQQAQKEQAADSMRTMLRPDGEQIFNLAAACSPKRHSA, from the coding sequence ATGGCAAGCATCAAGCAACTGGACGAGCGGCGATATAAGATCACCGTCAGCAACGGCTACCGACCCAACGGCAAAAAAATCAGCAAGGCAAAGACCATCCAAGTCCCGCCCAATGTTCCCAAACGCGGCATTGGGCAGTATGTCGCCCACGCCGCCGAAGAACTGGAGCGCAGCTTCAAGACCGGCTACGCCGAGGACGGCGAGATGACCTTTGAGGAATTCGCCTCCCGCTGGCTGAAGCGGCAGACGAAATACGCCCCCAGCACCATCGCTGCATACCGGCGGATGCTGGAGGTGGTGTATCCCATGATCGGCGGCATCCGCCTCAATAAGCTCCGACCGATGGCACTGGAAAATATGCTCTCCGAGCTGCGCAAGCGCAAGCACCACGGAAAGCACATCAACGAATCCACCGCGCAGCGATACCTCTCTGTGGTCTCCGCCGTACTCAGCGACGCTAAGCGCAATGAGATCATCGAAAAGAATCCCGCGCGGATGTTAGACCTGCCCACACCGCAGCGCACGGTGCAGCGCATTCCCACGCGAGGCGAGGTGGAAAAGCTGCTGGATGCGCTGGCAAAGGAGCCGCGGCACTACCGCCTGTTCTATCTGCTCTCCATGTACACCGGTTGCCGCCGGGGCGAGCTGTGCGCTCTGCAATGGTCGGACTTCGCCGGCACGCAAAACGGTCTGCTGCTCACCGTCAGCCGCTCCCGCAGCAGCGTTCCCGGCAAGGGCATCGTGGAGGGCTCTACCAAAAACGGCAAGAGCCGTGAAGTCTATCTCTCCTCTGACCTGCGGGGTATCCTCCTCGCCTACAAGCGCCGCAAGCAGATGGAGGCGGACAAGCAGCGCCGCAGGCTCAGTCCCTACCTCTTCACCGATGAGCAGGGGCAGCTCATCCACCCGGACACCTTCACCAAGCGGCTGCGGAAAATCTATGAAGCCATCGGCTTTCCGCGGGAATACCACCTTCACACCCTGCGGCACTACTTCGTGACCTCGCTGCTGCACTGCGGCGTGGACAAGCAGACGGTGGCAGACCTCGTGGGGCACGCTGACACCGGCTTCTTAGAGCGCACCTACTGCCACCCCCAGCAGGCACAGAAGGAGCAGGCGGCTGACTCCATGCGCACCATGCTCCGCCCGGACGGCGAGCAGATTTTCAATCTCGCCGCCGCCTGTTCTCCGAAACGGCACAGTGCATGA
- a CDS encoding relaxase/mobilization nuclease domain-containing protein: protein MAIVHFVNYKRGTQSRAAMRGVMLYVMQEKKTAWEGGPLVSGINCQPQSVYDDFLNTKLLYHKDGGVMFYHMVQSFPKGAAVDPRQAHEAARRLAEYFDGCEVLVCTHVDRGHIHSHCVINSLNFETGKKLHMAKEQIQELMRRNDMICQEMGLPVFDVPTQQARGMGGAEYHTALKGQSWKLRLMNTIDECMKYAADKDAFVSLMASEGYQVRWESTRKYITYATPDGLKCRDNKLHEEKYCKEAMEHEFRIRAELIKRKLRTEETDGGIETVEPVEQRTAEYTGTADPAHRDPVRSAAGDEQADGAGRRNKLGAGGNSEGPAGAENTHRPDAGAAVSDRYPEITDGDEQTAGTGWEPEREIFLQVDRLAAGLQPAGGPQVDRTAFGDRRSGDPRPVPLKPAVAGLAAAGALLDEDEDAEEKRRRMEAKIAAENFGAVIGFAAGAALAVKEKLDEQAVQEKQQQTMGGF, encoded by the coding sequence ATGGCCATCGTACATTTCGTGAACTACAAGCGGGGCACACAGTCCCGCGCCGCCATGCGCGGCGTGATGCTCTACGTCATGCAGGAAAAGAAAACCGCATGGGAGGGCGGGCCGCTCGTCAGCGGCATCAACTGCCAGCCGCAGAGCGTCTACGACGATTTCCTGAACACGAAACTCCTCTACCACAAGGACGGCGGCGTGATGTTCTACCACATGGTGCAGAGCTTTCCGAAGGGCGCGGCAGTCGATCCCCGACAGGCCCACGAAGCCGCGCGGCGGCTGGCGGAATACTTCGACGGCTGTGAGGTGCTTGTCTGCACCCATGTCGACCGCGGGCACATCCACTCCCACTGCGTCATCAACTCCCTCAACTTCGAGACCGGCAAAAAGCTGCACATGGCGAAGGAGCAGATCCAGGAGCTGATGCGGCGCAATGACATGATCTGTCAGGAGATGGGCCTGCCGGTCTTTGACGTGCCAACGCAGCAGGCCCGCGGCATGGGCGGCGCGGAGTACCACACGGCTCTGAAGGGCCAAAGCTGGAAGCTGCGGCTCATGAACACCATCGACGAGTGCATGAAATACGCCGCCGACAAGGACGCTTTCGTTTCCCTGATGGCGTCCGAGGGCTATCAGGTGAGGTGGGAGAGCACCCGCAAGTACATCACCTACGCCACGCCGGACGGACTAAAGTGCCGCGACAACAAATTACACGAGGAAAAGTATTGCAAGGAGGCCATGGAGCATGAATTCAGAATACGGGCGGAACTCATCAAGAGGAAATTGCGAACAGAGGAAACCGATGGAGGAATTGAAACGGTTGAACCAGTCGAACAGCGCACCGCCGAGTACACCGGCACAGCCGATCCAGCCCATCGTGATCCGGTGCGATCTGCCGCAGGCGATGAACAAGCTGACGGAGCAGGCAGACGGAATAAACTGGGAGCTGGAGGAAATTCGGAAGGCCCTGCCGGAGCTGAAAACACGCATCGACCTGACGCCGGTGCAGCAGTCTCTGACAGATATCCAGAAATCACTGACGGAGATGAACAAACTGCTGGAACGGGTTGGGAACCTGAGCGAGAAATATTCCTCCAAGTGGATCGACTGGCTGCCGGACTTCAGCCTGCTGGTGGCCCTCAAGTGGATCGCACTGCTTTTGGTGATCGGCGCAGCGGCGATCCGCGGCCTGTTCCTCTAAAGCCCGCTGTGGCCGGACTGGCTGCCGCGGGAGCGCTATTGGACGAGGATGAGGACGCCGAGGAAAAGCGGCGGCGCATGGAGGCGAAGATCGCCGCTGAGAACTTCGGTGCGGTGATCGGCTTCGCCGCAGGCGCAGCTCTGGCGGTGAAAGAAAAATTGGATGAGCAGGCTGTGCAAGAAAAACAGCAGCAAACCATGGGAGGGTTCTAA
- a CDS encoding MobC family plasmid mobilization relaxosome protein — protein MKKDIKFSTRMASADREKIRALAAKAHMSMSDYVTACCLGKRIVVIGEQKDLLRQLKGIGSNINRLTVLANIGKVQVIGLEKAAGELSEVSAALRAVMEGR, from the coding sequence ATGAAAAAAGATATCAAATTCAGCACGCGCATGGCGTCCGCTGACCGCGAGAAGATCAGGGCGCTGGCGGCGAAGGCCCACATGTCCATGAGCGACTACGTCACCGCCTGCTGTCTCGGCAAGCGAATCGTGGTCATCGGCGAGCAGAAGGATCTGCTCCGCCAGCTCAAGGGCATCGGCAGCAACATCAACCGGCTCACCGTCCTCGCCAACATAGGCAAGGTGCAGGTCATCGGTCTGGAAAAAGCTGCCGGTGAGCTGTCCGAAGTCAGCGCCGCGCTGCGGGCAGTCATGGAAGGTCGGTGA
- a CDS encoding AAA family ATPase, translated as MSQIKRLQTIDADTLQSTAYEPVSFVVDDLLPQGLHLLAGAPKIGKSWLALWLCLCAAQGKPLWTFATRPCEVLYLCLEDSFQRIQSRLFDLTEDAPPTLHFAVMSQQLHNGLVEQIEQFLKEHPQTRLIVIDTLQRIRTAGNDANPYANDYRDIGVLKALADKHRIAILLVHHLRKMSDDDPINMISGTTGLSGATDSNFVLRKSKRRENTATLYCTGRDIPYRELALEFDGEDHVWKLLSDNCEQAEQPNEGILFLLSELLRRQPEISASAKVLLEKIDPAGTEGLTPNSFSHRIRKSVDALRRNGITVSFRKSNGDRLICLKRVDGVDDPAAENIVTIDPENPPCFGV; from the coding sequence ATGTCTCAAATCAAACGACTGCAAACCATCGACGCGGACACGCTGCAAAGCACCGCTTACGAACCGGTCTCCTTCGTGGTCGACGATCTGCTCCCGCAAGGGCTGCACCTGCTGGCAGGCGCGCCGAAGATCGGCAAATCGTGGCTGGCGCTGTGGCTGTGTCTCTGCGCCGCACAGGGCAAACCGCTCTGGACATTCGCCACACGCCCATGCGAGGTGCTGTATCTCTGCCTGGAGGACAGCTTTCAGCGCATCCAAAGCCGCCTCTTCGATCTCACGGAGGACGCACCGCCCACGCTGCACTTCGCCGTCATGTCCCAGCAGCTCCACAATGGACTGGTGGAACAGATCGAGCAATTTTTGAAGGAGCATCCGCAGACCAGGCTCATCGTCATCGACACGCTCCAGCGCATCCGCACCGCGGGCAACGACGCGAATCCATACGCCAACGACTACCGGGACATCGGTGTTCTGAAAGCGCTGGCGGACAAGCACCGCATCGCCATTCTGCTGGTGCATCACCTGCGGAAGATGAGTGACGATGATCCCATAAACATGATTTCCGGCACCACCGGACTCAGCGGCGCTACCGACAGCAACTTCGTCCTCCGCAAGAGCAAGCGCAGAGAGAACACCGCCACGCTCTACTGCACCGGGCGGGACATCCCCTACCGGGAACTGGCACTGGAGTTCGATGGCGAGGATCATGTCTGGAAACTGCTGTCAGATAACTGTGAACAGGCGGAGCAACCCAACGAGGGAATTCTTTTTCTTCTCTCTGAACTGCTGCGCCGACAGCCGGAGATCAGCGCCTCTGCCAAGGTGCTGTTGGAAAAGATCGACCCTGCCGGTACAGAGGGACTGACCCCCAACAGCTTTTCCCACCGAATCCGTAAAAGCGTTGACGCTCTAAGGAGAAACGGCATTACGGTGTCCTTCCGCAAGAGCAACGGCGACCGGCTGATCTGCCTGAAAAGGGTCGATGGTGTCGATGATCCCGCTGCCGAGAACATCGTCACCATCGACCCTGAGAACCCGCCGTGTTTCGGCGTGTGA
- a CDS encoding DUF6076 domain-containing protein: MPLGIQQNNDFTQFTMDVWNDKIFYQEQEFPAGFMAMSILNIPEEELPELIQAGGAPTFLFPVVVQGSDEDAAAVFPQLRERILYLTELLWKYPPFCYNDYEKEMSRINILFDERNLLQIRTPNSELQTEFLRFCVGIIRIPIAMYHFYAAGRFFELDYLRRLKKRNETHFAVAAHDCFNSEQFWDEMRSLQSLNMEPFTVYPELSSTYVFARSPKNEKEMVFVERVSFLRLTDFYTYDLLNGLHHGHAPSQCQGCGKYFLTTNGHIPKYCDGIAPQDNRYTCRQYGAMIHQKEQNKQHPVYRLFNTRTGTIRKHHQRGKISDDLRREALYLAGSYRDKALMDNDYAADGYARDMELEHIYAEAEKRLK, translated from the coding sequence ATGCCGCTGGGAATACAGCAGAACAACGATTTTACGCAGTTCACAATGGATGTCTGGAATGACAAGATCTTTTATCAGGAGCAGGAGTTTCCGGCGGGATTCATGGCGATGTCCATTCTGAACATTCCCGAAGAAGAACTGCCGGAGCTGATACAGGCCGGCGGCGCACCAACCTTCCTGTTCCCTGTGGTGGTACAGGGCAGCGATGAGGACGCTGCGGCGGTATTCCCGCAGCTGCGGGAACGGATACTGTATCTGACTGAACTGCTTTGGAAGTATCCGCCCTTTTGCTACAATGACTATGAGAAGGAAATGAGCCGGATCAATATCCTGTTTGACGAAAGAAACCTCCTGCAAATACGGACGCCCAATTCAGAGCTCCAGACAGAGTTTCTGAGATTCTGCGTCGGGATTATACGCATCCCTATCGCCATGTACCACTTCTATGCAGCGGGGCGGTTCTTTGAGCTGGATTATCTGCGGCGTCTGAAAAAACGGAACGAAACACATTTCGCCGTGGCCGCGCATGACTGCTTCAACAGCGAGCAGTTTTGGGATGAGATGCGGAGTTTACAGAGCTTGAATATGGAGCCGTTCACGGTTTACCCGGAGCTGTCCTCCACCTATGTGTTTGCCCGCAGTCCTAAAAACGAAAAAGAAATGGTGTTTGTGGAACGGGTATCTTTCCTGCGGCTCACAGATTTTTACACCTACGACCTTTTGAACGGGTTGCACCACGGCCACGCGCCCAGCCAGTGCCAAGGCTGCGGGAAATATTTTCTGACCACCAACGGCCACATCCCAAAATACTGCGACGGCATCGCCCCGCAGGACAATCGTTATACCTGCCGGCAGTACGGTGCGATGATACACCAGAAGGAGCAGAACAAACAGCACCCGGTCTACCGCCTGTTCAATACCCGAACCGGGACGATCCGCAAGCATCACCAGAGAGGAAAAATCTCCGATGACCTGCGGCGGGAGGCACTGTATCTGGCGGGGAGCTACCGGGACAAGGCGCTGATGGACAACGACTATGCCGCTGACGGATATGCGCGGGACATGGAATTGGAGCACATTTACGCGGAGGCAGAAAAGCGGCTGAAATGA
- a CDS encoding sigma factor — protein sequence MTKNMYTVAGDGPCNEELALRMQAGDKNAAERLIAQNEGYLTDLARAYTPWCEMEDLKQEAALALLDAAGRFDPAYGTKLLTYATPAIEAALPDYAARYSSSLSIPISRYNQLRRVAYLCAEGWDSSDAELVKVVYGELNVSAKVAGALIKEYRTLFCVRQLGDDVFSVSCGGDPAVAYDRLMRRTLLMQRMEQVLTPRELNLVRSYLGIGQPDEVGMTFQELAIRLNYNGPSGAEKAYKAALRKLKKDLYGGAYGRWLAAQKAIRAAKAEAEADLGHYTTPQITWLDEEELAERFFCEVAALIRVHEIFGETLENEEN from the coding sequence GTGACGAAAAATATGTACACCGTTGCCGGGGACGGCCCCTGCAATGAAGAGCTTGCTTTGCGGATGCAAGCCGGAGACAAAAACGCCGCGGAACGCCTCATCGCACAGAACGAGGGTTACCTCACCGACCTGGCGCGGGCGTACACGCCGTGGTGTGAGATGGAGGATTTGAAGCAGGAGGCGGCGCTGGCGCTGCTGGACGCGGCAGGGCGCTTTGATCCCGCCTACGGAACAAAGCTGCTGACCTATGCGACACCCGCGATAGAAGCGGCGCTGCCCGACTATGCCGCGCGGTATTCTTCCTCTCTGTCCATTCCCATCAGCCGGTACAATCAACTGCGCAGGGTGGCATACCTCTGTGCCGAGGGATGGGACTCATCTGATGCTGAGTTGGTCAAGGTGGTGTACGGAGAACTGAATGTATCTGCCAAGGTAGCTGGGGCGTTGATAAAAGAATACCGGACGCTGTTTTGCGTCCGGCAGTTAGGTGACGATGTGTTCTCCGTCAGCTGCGGCGGCGATCCCGCCGTGGCCTATGACCGCCTGATGCGCCGGACGCTGCTGATGCAGCGGATGGAGCAAGTGTTGACGCCCAGGGAGTTGAATCTGGTGCGGAGTTATCTGGGCATCGGTCAGCCGGACGAGGTTGGCATGACCTTTCAGGAGCTGGCGATCCGGCTCAACTACAATGGCCCCAGCGGAGCGGAGAAGGCATACAAGGCCGCGCTGCGGAAGTTGAAAAAGGACTTGTATGGCGGGGCTTACGGCCGGTGGCTCGCCGCGCAGAAGGCCATCCGCGCCGCCAAAGCGGAGGCGGAGGCAGATCTTGGACATTATACAACACCCCAGATCACATGGCTGGATGAAGAGGAGTTAGCGGAGCGGTTTTTCTGTGAGGTCGCTGCGTTGATCCGTGTTCACGAGATATTCGGTGAGACATTAGAAAATGAAGAAAATTAG